Proteins encoded within one genomic window of bacterium:
- a CDS encoding AAA family ATPase has product MSYFNELGLKEEPFSTSPDPNFFYQSREHGSALRRLEIAIRLKRGLSLILGDVGVGKTTLSRILIQSFHNENSFIFHMILNPNYKSEFQFLNSLARRFGINEGIRSAMDCQDAIERYLFQKGVDEERTIVLLIDEGQKLSLPFLEILRTLLNYETNKYKLLQLIIMAQLELLPKIKHVRNFTDRVSLKYIINPLGQEDTKKLILFRLRQAGVDNFRDVFTDDAMDEIYKYSLGYPRRIALLCHDTLENLIIEGKKIVDKELVLKTIERNE; this is encoded by the coding sequence ATGAGTTATTTTAATGAATTAGGATTAAAAGAAGAACCCTTTTCTACGAGTCCGGATCCTAATTTCTTTTATCAATCGCGAGAACATGGCAGTGCATTAAGAAGACTTGAGATTGCAATTCGCCTAAAAAGAGGACTAAGCTTAATTCTTGGGGATGTTGGTGTTGGAAAGACTACATTGAGCAGAATTCTTATACAATCTTTTCATAACGAAAATAGCTTTATTTTTCATATGATATTGAATCCAAACTATAAATCAGAATTTCAATTCCTTAATTCCTTAGCAAGGCGTTTTGGCATAAATGAAGGCATCCGTTCAGCAATGGATTGTCAGGATGCTATTGAAAGGTACCTGTTCCAGAAAGGCGTAGATGAAGAGAGAACAATAGTTCTATTAATTGATGAAGGACAAAAGCTGTCACTGCCTTTTTTGGAGATTTTGCGCACTCTTTTGAATTATGAAACTAATAAATATAAGCTCTTACAGCTTATTATCATGGCTCAGCTGGAATTGCTTCCTAAGATAAAACATGTCAGGAATTTTACTGACAGAGTTAGTTTAAAATATATTATCAACCCTCTAGGCCAGGAGGATACAAAGAAACTGATTCTGTTTCGTCTCAGGCAGGCAGGAGTGGATAATTTTAGAGATGTTTTTACAGATGACGCTATGGATGAGATATATAAATACTCTCTTGGATATCCCAGAAGAATAGCCCTATTGTGTCACGATACATTAGAGAATTTGATTATAGAGGGCAAGAAGATTGTTGATAAAGAACTTGTTCTTAAAACTATTGAGCGTAATGAATAA